ttaaaaaaaaatcctcttcttCATGATATTCAAAATTCTCTAAAACAAAAGAGCAGGACACCTGGTTTCTGAGTTGGCACCTTTTTATCACGCATGACAAGAGAATGAATTAGAAATGGGTGATACTGAGAAGGGCAAGAAGATTTTTGTTCAGGAATGTGCCTGGTGCCACACTGTGGAAAAGGGAAGCAAGCAGAAGACTGGACCAAATCTGCCTGGTCTGTTTGTGCAGAAGATAGGTCAGGGCCCTGGATTCTCTTACAGAGATGCCAACAAGAGCAAAGGCACCACTTGGGGAGAGGAGATACTGATGGAGTATTTGGAGAATCCCAAGAAGTACATCCCTGGAATAAAAATGATCTTTGCTGGCATTTAGAAGAAGGTAGGAAGGGAGGAATTGATAGCTTATTTCGAAAAACTACTAATTAGTCATAGTTAGCTACTGCTTTATTTATTACAAAACAGAAAAGTCTTGTGACTGTTTTTATATGTACTATATTTAAAGTGATCTTATATGCCAGAATTCAGATCATGAATGGCTGATAGAATATTTTTGTTGGACAATCCCTGGTTAAGTAAGATTGGCTTGTAGTTAAATGAGTATGATCTAGCTTTTTGAATTTTGATAATAATTCTGGTTCAGTAAGTGCTATCATTTTCCCTTTCTAAAGATATGACTGGACACAAGGCTAGGTTGGATTAGTAATGTTCAGCTTTTCACAAA
Above is a window of Choloepus didactylus isolate mChoDid1 chromosome 8, mChoDid1.pri, whole genome shotgun sequence DNA encoding:
- the LOC119542667 gene encoding cytochrome c-like, which encodes MGDTEKGKKIFVQECAWCHTVEKGSKQKTGPNLPGLFVQKIGQGPGFSYRDANKSKGTTWGEEILMEYLENPKKLSEEDDVPEKADFLGLVFTTPRLLTFRQAVSEVAIDVQPVQRGGQGACA